A part of Plasmodium sp. gorilla clade G2 genome assembly, chromosome: 8 genomic DNA contains:
- a CDS encoding superoxide dismutase [Fe], with product MVITLPKLKYALNALSPHISEETLNFHYNKHHAGYVNKLNTLIKDTPFAEKSLLDIVKESSGAIFNNAAQIWNHTFYWDSMGPDCGGEPNGEIKEKIQEDFGSFNNFKEQFSNVLCGHFGSGWGWLALNNNNKLVILQTHDAGNPIKDNTGIPILTCDIWEHAYYIDYRNDRASYVKAWWNLVNWNFANENLKKAMQK from the coding sequence ATGGTTATTACATTGCCCAAATTAAAGTACGCATTAAATGCATTATCCCCCCATATAAGTGAAGAGACAttaaattttcattataataagcATCATGCAggatatgtaaataaattaaataccTTAATTAAGGACACGCCATTTGCTGAAAAATCATTATTAGATATAGTAAAAGAATCATCAGGAGCTATTTTTAACAACGCTGCTCAAATATGGAACCACACTTTTTATTGGGATTCTATGGGACCTGATTGTGGTGGTGAGCCTAATGGagaaattaaagaaaaaattcaaGAAGATTTTGGATCTTTTAACAATTTCAAAGAACAATTTTCTAATGTATTATGTGGTCATTTTGGTTCTGGTTGGGGATGGCTagctttaaataataataacaaattaGTTATATTGCAAACACATGATGCTGGTAATCCAATTAAGGATAATACAGGTATTCCAATATTAACATGTGATATATGGGAACATGCTTATTATATTGATTATAGAAATGATAGAGCATCATATGTTAAGGCTTGGTGGAATTTAGTAAATTGGAACTTTGCAAATGAAAACTTAAAAAAAGCCATGCAAAAGTAA